The Chthonomonas sp. genome includes a window with the following:
- the eno gene encoding phosphopyruvate hydratase translates to MPVIVDVVAREILDSRGNPTIEVDALLDDGSFGRAAVPSGASTGAFEAVELRDGDKSRYGGKGVLQAVENVNEVIAPNLLDRDPTDQAAMDAVMLELDGTANKGKLGANAILGCSLAIAKAAASASGLPLYKYVGGVSANVLPVPMMNILNGGQHADSNVDFQEFMVLPVGASSFSEAMQWGCEVYHCLKAVLKKKSLATGVGDEGGFAPNLETQELALDYIIEAIQKVGFEPGKQIWLGLDCAATEFFEGGFYNYKAGAVTKRTGDQQVEYLADLCTKYPIISVEDGIAEDDWASWSKLTKALGDKVQLVGDDLFVTNVQRLGRGIAEGVANSILVKVNQIGSLTETLSAVEMAKRAGYTAVMSHRSGETEDTTISHLAVATNCGQIKTGAPNRTDRVAKYNELLRIEELLGSSAQYAGPSGFGKLAGRLA, encoded by the coding sequence ATGCCAGTCATCGTAGATGTCGTCGCAAGAGAGATTCTCGACTCCCGCGGAAACCCCACCATCGAGGTAGACGCCCTTCTCGATGACGGCTCGTTCGGTCGAGCAGCCGTCCCCAGCGGAGCGAGCACCGGAGCGTTCGAAGCGGTCGAGCTTCGGGACGGTGACAAGTCGCGCTACGGCGGTAAGGGTGTCTTGCAAGCCGTCGAGAACGTGAACGAAGTCATCGCACCAAACCTGCTCGATCGGGACCCAACCGACCAAGCGGCGATGGACGCCGTGATGCTTGAACTCGATGGCACCGCGAATAAAGGCAAGCTGGGTGCCAATGCCATCCTCGGCTGCTCGCTGGCGATCGCCAAGGCCGCGGCCAGTGCGAGCGGACTCCCACTCTACAAGTATGTGGGCGGCGTCAGTGCCAACGTTCTGCCCGTGCCCATGATGAACATCCTCAACGGTGGACAGCACGCGGACTCGAACGTCGACTTCCAAGAGTTCATGGTGCTCCCGGTCGGTGCATCGAGTTTCAGCGAGGCGATGCAGTGGGGCTGCGAGGTGTATCACTGCCTCAAGGCCGTCCTGAAGAAGAAGAGCCTCGCAACCGGCGTCGGCGACGAAGGTGGATTTGCTCCAAACCTCGAGACTCAGGAGCTCGCACTCGACTACATCATCGAAGCCATCCAGAAGGTCGGCTTTGAACCGGGCAAGCAGATCTGGCTTGGCCTAGACTGTGCAGCCACCGAGTTCTTCGAGGGCGGTTTCTACAACTACAAGGCGGGGGCGGTCACGAAGCGCACGGGCGACCAGCAGGTCGAGTACCTGGCCGACCTTTGTACCAAGTACCCGATCATTTCAGTTGAGGACGGCATCGCCGAGGACGACTGGGCAAGTTGGTCCAAGCTCACGAAGGCGTTGGGCGACAAGGTCCAGCTCGTGGGTGACGACCTCTTCGTGACGAACGTTCAGCGACTGGGTCGCGGCATCGCAGAAGGCGTCGCGAACTCGATCCTCGTCAAGGTGAATCAAATCGGATCACTGACGGAGACCCTGAGCGCAGTAGAAATGGCCAAGCGCGCGGGCTACACCGCGGTGATGAGCCATCGCAGCGGCGAGACCGAAGACACGACGATCTCGCATCTGGCGGTTGCCACCAACTGTGGCCAAATCAAGACCGGTGCCCCGAACCGAACTGACCGAGTGGCGAAGTACAACGAGCTGCTTCGCATTGAAGAGTTGCTCGGCTCCAGCGCACAGTACGCCGGTCCAAGTGGATTCGGCAAGCTGGCTGGCCGACTCGCCTAA
- the fliS gene encoding flagellar export chaperone FliS: protein MANQRHLHAYQNTQVTSASPLQLVIMLYDGAIRFVKQGREAVVAGDTFNQNRCIQKAQRIVTELMSCLDMHRGGEVAQNLFALYSYAYNELVMGNIEDNPEMLDRAIKVLEDLRSSWVELDRQQRTGSIGELDAKPNAA, encoded by the coding sequence TTGGCGAACCAGAGACACCTTCACGCGTACCAGAACACCCAGGTGACCAGCGCATCGCCGCTGCAACTCGTGATCATGCTTTACGATGGGGCGATACGCTTCGTCAAGCAGGGCCGTGAAGCGGTGGTGGCAGGCGACACGTTCAACCAGAATCGCTGCATCCAGAAGGCGCAGCGGATCGTGACCGAACTGATGTCGTGTCTGGACATGCACCGAGGTGGCGAGGTCGCCCAAAACCTGTTTGCACTCTACTCATACGCCTACAACGAGCTCGTGATGGGGAACATCGAAGACAACCCCGAGATGCTTGACCGGGCCATCAAAGTTCTTGAGGACCTACGGAGCAGCTGGGTAGAGCTCGACCGCCAACAGCGGACTGGATCCATAGGAGAGCTTGATGCCAAACCGAACGCAGCCTGA
- a CDS encoding DUF177 domain-containing protein: protein MKRDDLLDMNDALQHPGREIAVDLSTELPEEEDIDLLSPVEGYLEAVSTGNVLLVEGEFKTRCVLECSRCGHPLEQEIEYRMEEQFQVIGTPSTYSHDDYARVKDEEDYPLFEGNSLMVEKLVRQGLLVNLPMAVLCEHGWEEPCPHEQRRVQEGTAAAQNDQLQRLKSLLHDESEDAG from the coding sequence ATGAAGCGCGACGACCTCTTGGATATGAATGATGCGCTTCAGCATCCCGGTCGCGAGATCGCGGTCGATCTCAGCACCGAACTTCCGGAAGAGGAAGACATCGACCTCTTGTCCCCCGTCGAAGGGTATTTGGAGGCGGTGAGCACCGGTAATGTCTTGCTCGTCGAAGGGGAGTTCAAGACCCGATGCGTGCTCGAATGTTCGCGTTGCGGCCACCCGCTGGAGCAGGAAATCGAGTACCGGATGGAAGAGCAGTTCCAAGTCATTGGGACTCCGAGCACGTATTCGCACGACGACTACGCGCGGGTGAAGGACGAAGAGGATTACCCTCTCTTTGAAGGGAACAGTTTGATGGTGGAGAAACTGGTGCGCCAGGGACTTTTGGTGAATCTGCCGATGGCCGTCCTGTGCGAGCACGGCTGGGAAGAGCCTTGCCCGCACGAGCAGCGCCGAGTCCAAGAGGGCACCGCTGCTGCCCAAAACGACCAGCTGCAGCGGCTGAAGTCGCTTCTGCACGATGAGTCGGAGGACGCCGGTTGA